A window of the Xenopus laevis strain J_2021 chromosome 9_10L, Xenopus_laevis_v10.1, whole genome shotgun sequence genome harbors these coding sequences:
- the LOC108700771 gene encoding leucine-rich repeat-containing protein 3B — MPFLDWYLRCSLATWLLLHSFVLMSLCFQPATTFPKGCYLSQEDGYNTLRCSNAQLTEVPRDIPNDTHRLYLDFNQITYIPSDAFRNLPELMELDLSHNSLGRLDVASLRGLSDHLHSLDLSSNKLVTVSKEVFANLKARTNLSGNPWMCDCELQEVIRLVELEPGSSSGIVCANSVQEEYAGKPFHQVIKEVDLCNVYKKTTDVAMLVTMFGWFAMVISYLVYYVRQNQEDARRHLEYLKSLPSKQKHSEEPSTLSTVV; from the coding sequence ATGCCTTTCTTAGACTGGTATCTTCGATGCTCATTGGCCACGTGGCTGCTATTGCACAGCTTTGTCCTAATGTCTCTCTGCTTCCAGCCTGCCACAACCTTCCCCAAAGGCTGTTACCTCTCTCAGGAGGACGGCTACAACACTCTGCGATGCAGCAATGCACAGCTAACAGAGGTACCAAGGGACATCCCCAATGACACCCATCGACTTTACTtagacttcaatcagatcacctaCATCCCTTCTGACGCCTTCCGTAACCTCCCTGAGCTTATGGAGCTAGACCTTTCCCACAATTCCTTGGGACGTCTGGATGTTGCTTCCTTAAGGGGCCTGAGTGATCACTTACACTCACTGGACCTGTCTTCCAACAAACTGGTGACTGTTAGCAAAGAGGTCTTTGCCAATCTGAAAGCTCGGACAAACTTATCTGGCAATCCTTGGATGTGTGACTGTGAACTCCAAGAAGTTATCCGATTGGTGGAGCTGGAGCCAGGTTCGTCCAGTGGGATTGTGTGTGCTAACTCAGTACAAGAGGAGTACGCCGGCAAGCCTTTCCACCAGGTAATAAAAGAGGTTGATCTGTGCAATGTTTACAAGAAAACAACTGATGTGGCTATGCTTGTCACCATGTTCGGATGGTTTGCCATGGTCATATCGTATCTAGTGTACTATGTACGTCAGAACCAGGAGGATGCTAGACGCCACCTTGAGTACCTCAAATCCCTGCCAAGCAAGCAGAAGCACTCTGAGGAGCCATCCACCCTCAGCACTGTGGTGTGA